The following proteins are encoded in a genomic region of bacterium:
- a CDS encoding ABC transporter permease encodes MSRDAAVERIPRAPARAALARRPEWTRGWQRFKSYLPGVIGLGFVLILVVLAVLPDIFAPYPYAQVFRGMRGAPPSWAHPLGFDHIGRDVLSRIIWGSRVALLVGLLATSIAVVIGVAVGACAGYIGGWVDSLLSRIVDTLMAYPLLVLLITLAAVLGPSLVTVVVIIGLTTWAQYARVVRADVLSLREREFILAAQAAGASRVRVIFRHVVPNVLSPIIVLASLGIGGIILLESALSFLGLGAQPPTASWGGMLADGRAYILTYPQIAIAPGVMISLTVLAFNLAGDGLRDALDPRQKDALIHR; translated from the coding sequence GTGAGCCGCGACGCCGCCGTTGAGCGGATCCCTCGAGCGCCGGCGCGAGCGGCGCTGGCGCGGCGACCGGAATGGACGCGCGGGTGGCAGCGGTTCAAGAGTTACCTGCCCGGGGTGATCGGGCTGGGGTTCGTCTTGATCCTGGTCGTGCTCGCGGTGCTCCCGGACATCTTCGCGCCGTACCCGTACGCGCAGGTGTTCCGTGGCATGCGCGGCGCTCCGCCGTCCTGGGCGCACCCGCTCGGGTTCGACCACATCGGCCGCGACGTCCTGAGCCGGATCATCTGGGGAAGCCGGGTCGCGCTGCTGGTTGGGCTGCTGGCGACGAGTATCGCGGTGGTGATCGGGGTCGCCGTGGGCGCCTGCGCCGGGTACATCGGCGGGTGGGTGGACAGCCTGCTCTCGCGCATCGTCGACACGCTAATGGCCTATCCGCTGCTGGTGCTGCTCATCACCCTGGCCGCGGTGTTGGGCCCGAGCCTGGTCACCGTTGTCGTAATCATCGGCCTGACGACGTGGGCGCAATACGCTCGGGTGGTGCGGGCCGATGTCTTGAGTCTGCGCGAGCGCGAGTTCATTCTGGCCGCGCAGGCAGCCGGCGCGAGCCGCGTGCGGGTCATCTTCCGGCACGTGGTGCCCAACGTACTCAGCCCTATCATCGTGCTGGCCAGCCTGGGCATCGGCGGCATCATCCTGCTCGAGTCCGCGCTGTCGTTTCTGGGGCTCGGCGCACAGCCGCCGACGGCGTCTTGGGGCGGCATGCTGGCGGACGGCCGCGCGTACATCCTCACCTATCCCCAGATCGCAATCGCGCCGGGCGTCATGATCTCGCTCACGGTGCTGGCGTTCAATCTGGCGGGCGACGGACTGCGGGACGCGCTCGATCCGCGGCAGAAGGACGCCCTGATCCACCGATGA
- a CDS encoding MlrC C-terminal domain-containing protein has translation MIHPEPFLLLGIDVARFRIVGLKSSAHFRAGFSGVAKHIVTAKPAGDHHRELAELPLPAAPAADLSPGPGSDVQPRWRAMSACDRTIE, from the coding sequence ATGATCCACCCGGAGCCGTTCTTGTTGCTCGGCATCGATGTGGCCCGGTTCCGCATCGTCGGGCTGAAGTCGAGCGCGCACTTCCGCGCCGGGTTCTCGGGGGTCGCGAAGCACATCGTCACGGCCAAACCCGCAGGGGATCACCACCGCGAACTTGCCGAGCTTCCCCTACCGGCGGCTCCGGCGGCCGATCTATCCCCTGGACCGGGAAGCGACGTGCAACCCCGTTGGCGAGCGATGAGCGCCTGCGACCGGACCATCGAATAG